The Nicotiana tomentosiformis chromosome 2, ASM39032v3, whole genome shotgun sequence genome includes the window gtaaactaGACATTTTGACCTTAAGTGCATTTGAaatgtaatttttcacttcagacttattggccttaagtgtggGAAAACATttattgcacttcagaccttttggccttaagtgcatctgaagtgcaatttttcatttCAGACTTATTgatcttaagtgcatgaaaccattggatgcacttcagacctatttgaccTTAactgcatctgaagtgcaattatttttcacttcagactattttttttttagctgcagacccgataagtctgaagttaATTTTAACGTGGGCAGACTTGCAATTGTTTTAATAAAATGGGTATAGGTTAAATTGTGAACCCCAAATCGGATATAGACGCAAAAGCCCAACAAATACGACTTTACAAGTAGTAGAAACTTACGAGTAATAATAAATTAGACGGAAAGTTATTCCGAATATCAagacaaaaagtcaactccacaAAGTCGTATAGAAACTAGAAACCTGGAGCAATAAATTATTTAAACCATAACATCATGAGACTAACAATTTAACAACCATACGCAAGTGTCCACATTCATatttcttatttttccttgttttgtccataacatCATGAGACTAACAATTTAACAACCATACGCAAGTGTCCACATTCATatttcttatttttccttgttttgtccacatacaaaaaaagaaaaaagatgcaaagttttttttcttttctttttgataaACACTTGTATAGAAATCCAAATGAGTTGAACCTAGTCATTGACACAACTAGGCCGAGTTAACTCATCTCTACATTCTGCTCATCCTTTTCCCCATACCTTTAGCTATATCTCTCAGCACAAACTTCTGAATTTTCCCAGTTGAAGTCTTTGGCAGCTCTTCTTTGAAAATCACAGTCTTTGGCACCATATAATGTGGCAATTTGGCTCTACAAAACTCTATAATATCCTTctcacttgccttttcttttcctttcaagCTAACAAATGCACACGGAGTCTCACCCCAAAATTCATCTGGTCGTGCCACAACCGCTGCCTCATTAATTGCTGGATGTGCGTACAACACTGACTCTACTTCGACACTGCTCAAATTCTCACCACCACTTATAATCACATCCTTTGACCTGTCCTTAATTTCCAAGTACCCATCAGGGTGCATAACCGCAACATCCCCCGTGTAAAACCAACCATCATCTTTCATACATTTTAATGTTCCCTCGGGGTCTTTAAGGTACCCTAACATAACACAGCCACCCTTTAGGACAATTTCACCTAACGTCGTACCATCGCGTTTTACACTGACTCCAGATTCTGGATCCACAACGTCCACTCCAGTCATCCCTATAGTCCTCACACCTTGTCTTGATTTCAACCTCGCTCTTTCCGCTGCAGGCAATTTATTCCACTGATTTTTCCACGTACAAGAAATTACTAGCCCACCAGTTTCTGTTAGCCCATATCCGTGGTGCACTACAAATCCTAACGACTCTGTTCGAAACAGGACAGATGCAGGGGGTGGAGATCCTGCAGTCATAATATAAACAGGGTTTTTTAAAGGCTTGCTATCAGGGGAATTTGACAACATGTTGAGTACCACAGGAGCAGCACAAATATGAGTAACGTTGTGTTTTTCGATGGAGTCGTAAATGATTTTGGCGTCGAATTTTCTCAAACAGATATTAGTTCCACCAACTACGGCCATGCCCCAAGGATAGCTCCAGCCGTTAGCATGAAACATAGGAAGTGTCCATAAATAAACGGGCTGTTTTGGAACAAGCCATTGTTGTAAAGAGTCCAATGAAATAATGAAAAGTCCCCTGTGGCTATGAACCACACCTTTTGGGGCAGAGGTTGTACCAGAAGTGTAATTCATCACAATTGGATCAAATTCACTTTTGGGTCGAACCCAATTGAAACCCGAATCCCCTTTTTCCACTAATTTCTCATACGTGCTGATGAATTCACTGGTTTGTGGAGTTGGGAATTCGTCATCTTCGATGAGAACTAGCAGTGGACGGTTGGATTTCGGCGGAAACAAGGATAACGCTTCAAGAACTAGCGACTTTGATTGACAATCGACAAATATAAGTTTCGATTCGCTGTGATAGAGGAGGATAGAGATAGTGCGAGCATCGAGACGGATATTGATGGTGTTAAGGACAGCACCCGCCATCGGAGCTGCAAAATGCAGCTCGTACATGGCAGGTACGTTAGGGGCGACAACTGACACGACATCACCTCTATTGATACCAAGAGAGGCAATTGAGGAAGCAACTTTCAGACAACGGGTATGGGTTTGGGACCAGGTGTGAGTAATATTGTTGTAAACAACGGAAGGGCAATCGGCATAGATGGTGGCAGCTCTTTCTAAGAAGGTAAGAGGAGTAAGAGGACTTGAATTTGGTGGTCTTGGCTTTAGCTGATCCATCGGTTAGGCTTTCTGTTGTTTGTATGACAATGCTTAATACGTTTAGCCTAGAGAAGTATATATCCAAGGAGACAGATGGGTTAAAGCGAGTTACGTGGAATTACTATATTTTTAGGAAAAAGGCCCAAAAATGATGTTGTGGTatttgaaatggatcaattatcACTTTCATTTAAATTTGAATTCCAAAATGACCCTGACGTTATAAAATGGGTCTAATAATACCCTTGTGTTATTCAAAATGGATCAATAATAccctgatttttttttaaaatgcttttaaaaactgaaaaatatatattatgtaaaaactagaaaaagaaaggaatttgcaaaatatatatttttaagtcttttcagtttttttaaagtatttgttttgtaaaaactgaaaaaaaaaaatttaaaaattggaaatttattgaatttttttttttttttttaaaactggaaatttatttaaaaaaaacccGACATATAActgtaaatgaatatttaaaaaccgaataaaccgacat containing:
- the LOC104112657 gene encoding 2-methylpropanoate--CoA ligase CCL4-like → MDQLKPRPPNSSPLTPLTFLERAATIYADCPSVVYNNITHTWSQTHTRCLKVASSIASLGINRGDVVSVVAPNVPAMYELHFAAPMAGAVLNTINIRLDARTISILLYHSESKLIFVDCQSKSLVLEALSLFPPKSNRPLLVLIEDDEFPTPQTSEFISTYEKLVEKGDSGFNWVRPKSEFDPIVMNYTSGTTSAPKGVVHSHRGLFIISLDSLQQWLVPKQPVYLWTLPMFHANGWSYPWGMAVVGGTNICLRKFDAKIIYDSIEKHNVTHICAAPVVLNMLSNSPDSKPLKNPVYIMTAGSPPPASVLFRTESLGFVVHHGYGLTETGGLVISCTWKNQWNKLPAAERARLKSRQGVRTIGMTGVDVVDPESGVSVKRDGTTLGEIVLKGGCVMLGYLKDPEGTLKCMKDDGWFYTGDVAVMHPDGYLEIKDRSKDVIISGGENLSSVEVESVLYAHPAINEAAVVARPDEFWGETPCAFVSLKGKEKASEKDIIEFCRAKLPHYMVPKTVIFKEELPKTSTGKIQKFVLRDIAKGMGKRMSRM